A stretch of the Sulfurimonas sp. HSL3-1 genome encodes the following:
- a CDS encoding TetR/AcrR family transcriptional regulator: MKISATDTKKARLLKIASTMLEHEGFQQLKVAELAKAGSVSISTVYAMFGSKEGIYLAYIESKIATLLEAIDRIADEDPVIQLKQYAGFIFGMLEQGRLVFEEGVSSNPLFFNAVSNEFPQSAKKIHSFLATCFSKINPDLDREQTDLLGYVFSGQLHGYMQYWVVAGGDPQVLAGQLCDTFICQTRGCYPDTRNAARQQKRGSDENRM, translated from the coding sequence ATGAAAATAAGTGCAACGGATACGAAAAAAGCCAGGCTCTTGAAAATAGCGTCCACGATGTTGGAACATGAGGGGTTTCAGCAGTTAAAAGTTGCGGAGCTGGCCAAAGCGGGTTCCGTCTCCATCAGTACCGTTTATGCGATGTTCGGTTCAAAAGAGGGGATATACCTTGCCTACATCGAATCGAAGATTGCAACACTCCTTGAAGCCATAGACCGTATCGCCGATGAAGATCCCGTCATACAGCTCAAACAGTATGCCGGCTTCATTTTCGGCATGCTGGAGCAGGGCCGGCTTGTTTTCGAAGAGGGAGTAAGCAGCAATCCGCTCTTTTTCAACGCCGTCAGCAACGAGTTTCCGCAGAGTGCCAAAAAAATCCACAGTTTCCTGGCGACATGTTTTTCAAAGATCAATCCCGATCTGGACAGGGAGCAGACCGATCTGCTCGGGTATGTCTTCAGCGGACAGCTGCACGGTTACATGCAGTACTGGGTGGTGGCGGGCGGAGATCCGCAGGTGCTCGCCGGGCAGTTGTGTGATACCTTCATCTGCCAGACGAGAGGTTGTTACCCGGACACGAGGAACGCTGCGCGGCAGCAAAAAAGAGGATCAGATGAGAACCGGATGTAG
- a CDS encoding HIT family protein, whose amino-acid sequence MKCIFCHLPENTIVDGNELVCAFYDKYPVTQLHMLIIPKRHVADYFELTQEEIAAMHDLLLCQKARLLRLDGTITGFNVGINVGADAGQTVFHVHMHLIPRRRGDMNDPKGGVRGVIPQKRKY is encoded by the coding sequence ATGAAGTGTATCTTTTGCCACCTGCCTGAAAATACGATCGTCGACGGAAACGAGCTCGTGTGTGCTTTTTACGATAAATACCCGGTCACGCAATTGCATATGCTCATCATCCCGAAGCGCCACGTCGCGGACTATTTTGAACTGACGCAGGAGGAGATCGCCGCCATGCACGATCTTCTTTTGTGCCAAAAAGCGCGCCTACTCCGGTTGGACGGCACGATCACCGGGTTTAACGTTGGCATCAACGTCGGCGCCGACGCCGGCCAGACGGTTTTCCACGTGCATATGCACCTGATCCCGCGTCGCCGGGGAGATATGAATGACCCCAAGGGCGGGGTGCGCGGCGTCATTCCCCAAAAACGGAAGTACTGA